The Altererythrobacter sp. CAU 1644 genome has a window encoding:
- a CDS encoding nuclear transport factor 2 family protein, protein MSQAPASQPAVLTVLQSYFDGRHHGDLDALREVFHPGAIYVCATEDHLTYLTMQEYFPIVASRTPPAANSEQRRDAIETISFAGQKTAFARVRCSIGKRHFTDFLTLIHSEGRWQIISKVFHFDLLENEGI, encoded by the coding sequence ATGTCGCAAGCACCTGCGTCGCAACCTGCAGTCCTTACAGTACTGCAGAGCTACTTCGACGGTCGCCATCATGGCGACCTCGATGCCCTTCGGGAGGTGTTTCACCCAGGCGCCATCTACGTGTGTGCAACAGAGGATCATCTCACTTACCTGACGATGCAGGAGTATTTCCCGATCGTCGCAAGCCGTACCCCGCCCGCGGCCAATAGTGAGCAACGCAGGGATGCGATCGAGACGATTTCCTTTGCTGGCCAGAAGACCGCATTCGCCCGCGTACGGTGTTCGATCGGCAAGCGACATTTTACCGACTTTCTGACCCTGATCCACAGCGAAGGTCGCTGGCAGATCATCTCTAAAGTCTTTCATTTCGATCTGCTCGAGAACGAAGGGATTTGA
- a CDS encoding tautomerase family protein, with amino-acid sequence MPYVNIKITPEGATPEKKAELIAGVTDLLQRSLNKNPATTHVVIEVVELEDWGLGGLPVEQFRQQAAARE; translated from the coding sequence ATGCCTTATGTGAACATCAAGATTACGCCAGAGGGCGCCACACCCGAGAAGAAGGCCGAGCTGATCGCGGGGGTGACTGACCTGTTACAGCGGTCGCTGAACAAGAACCCGGCGACTACACATGTGGTGATCGAGGTCGTCGAATTGGAGGACTGGGGGCTTGGCGGCCTGCCGGTCGAACAATTCAGACAGCAGGCTGCGGCAAGAGAATAG
- a CDS encoding NAD(P)H-dependent flavin oxidoreductase — translation MPISTRLTKELNIRAPIVVAPMAGISGGALAYAVGRAGGFGFVAAGYLTPEKVLRELALASGARHGVGFITWRVLQDPAAFEAVLERKPEAVFLSFGDAGPLVSKVRKAGALLFMQVQSLAAAREAASLGADVIVAQGSEAGGHGASRALGPLVDEVVNANLGPIIIAAGGISNGRGLAANLVRGASGALIGTAFYPARESLAHSAAKQRALAVCGDETERTNLFDAARGLNWPDGWTLRVASNVFSKRWRDAEGFASANSSERANFADAASVGDFDIAPVIVGEGVGLVERIETAADIISRIEREAEDALRDAPQLLR, via the coding sequence ATGCCAATTTCGACCCGCCTTACCAAGGAATTGAATATTCGCGCACCTATTGTGGTTGCGCCGATGGCAGGTATTTCCGGTGGCGCGCTTGCCTACGCCGTCGGGCGTGCAGGAGGTTTCGGCTTCGTCGCCGCCGGCTACCTGACGCCCGAGAAAGTCCTGAGGGAACTCGCATTGGCCAGCGGAGCGCGCCACGGCGTAGGCTTCATCACCTGGAGGGTGCTGCAAGATCCAGCAGCATTCGAAGCAGTGCTGGAACGCAAACCCGAGGCTGTTTTTCTTTCCTTTGGCGATGCCGGCCCGCTTGTTTCAAAGGTCAGAAAAGCCGGCGCACTCCTGTTCATGCAAGTCCAATCTCTTGCTGCTGCCCGCGAGGCCGCATCATTGGGTGCAGACGTAATTGTCGCGCAGGGTAGCGAGGCTGGCGGACACGGGGCAAGCCGTGCACTTGGTCCATTGGTCGATGAAGTCGTCAATGCGAATCTCGGGCCGATTATCATTGCGGCCGGGGGAATCAGCAACGGGCGCGGACTCGCGGCAAATCTGGTGCGCGGCGCCAGTGGAGCCCTGATTGGCACCGCATTCTATCCAGCAAGGGAATCTCTGGCACATTCTGCTGCGAAGCAACGAGCGCTTGCCGTGTGTGGTGACGAAACCGAACGAACCAATCTGTTCGATGCGGCGCGCGGGCTCAACTGGCCAGACGGTTGGACGCTCAGGGTCGCCAGCAATGTATTCTCCAAGCGTTGGCGCGATGCGGAAGGGTTTGCCTCGGCCAACTCCTCAGAAAGAGCCAACTTTGCTGATGCGGCGTCGGTCGGAGACTTCGACATAGCACCCGTCATTGTTGGCGAAGGTGTGGGGTTGGTCGAACGTATCGAGACTGCCGCAGACATAATCTCGAGAATTGAGCGTGAGGCGGAAGATGCTCTGCGCGACGCGCCCCAGCTTCTTCGCTAG
- a CDS encoding glutathione S-transferase family protein, which translates to MIELYTWNTSNGRKISIALEEMRIPYTVHAIDIYAGDQFSDAFNAITPNNKIPAIRDTETGQTLFESGAILLYLAEISGQFLASDPAKRWETIQWVMWQMGGFGPILGQAAHFLHYNAGASDYSANRFLTETRRLYAVLDGQLAGREFIVGEYSIADIAVWPWVSRFEHQKIDLEEFPCVLDWYVRVAGRSAVQKGYGVPDVTERPAMPHPNP; encoded by the coding sequence ATGATTGAACTCTACACCTGGAACACCTCCAACGGGCGCAAGATATCGATCGCGCTTGAGGAGATGCGAATTCCATACACCGTCCATGCGATCGATATCTATGCGGGTGACCAGTTCTCCGACGCTTTCAATGCGATAACGCCGAACAACAAGATTCCGGCAATCAGGGATACGGAGACAGGCCAGACCCTTTTCGAGTCCGGCGCGATCTTGCTCTACCTGGCGGAAATCTCCGGCCAATTCCTTGCATCCGATCCAGCGAAGCGCTGGGAAACGATCCAGTGGGTCATGTGGCAGATGGGGGGCTTTGGCCCGATCCTGGGGCAGGCGGCGCATTTCCTGCATTACAATGCGGGCGCATCGGACTATTCCGCGAACCGTTTTCTGACCGAAACCCGGAGGCTCTACGCAGTCCTAGACGGACAGCTTGCAGGCCGCGAGTTCATCGTCGGGGAGTATTCGATCGCCGATATAGCCGTCTGGCCATGGGTGTCGCGTTTCGAGCACCAAAAGATCGACCTGGAAGAGTTTCCGTGTGTGTTGGACTGGTACGTCCGTGTGGCGGGACGTTCGGCGGTGCAGAAAGGCTATGGCGTTCCCGACGTGACCGAGCGTCCGGCAATGCCTCATCCCAATCCTTGA
- a CDS encoding serine hydrolase domain-containing protein, which yields MPRGKLILRPNRRGRQLQSRSAKGRGWIAPLVAVAVALLVAFNAASAKASECSSSHASARELDRLIEAAMTESGTPGVAVGVIVDGQIIYVKGHGIVHRDMPTAAVDCRTRFHAASLSKPVVASALMTAFERGEMSETQTLADLVAGSNAHLLLTDLMTHTAGLRDRQRARARTSQKEKAEYFERALRQAGRATGAHRFRYTDVDYNLLGFAIEHRSGGSLQHFAHARIFGPLGMMDSSFALDAPGEAVTAWPHVGLGNTPASSHPHDIAFAPSSGLQTTAHDLVLFMQAYLDRDERLMARTSYDRAEAIKMTTQWEGISQSLVWQVATRAGQRVLQHGGSDKGFRSLITIYPESRAGIVMLANGEHFDRWTLRAQIERLIFDR from the coding sequence TTGCCGCGAGGAAAACTGATCTTGCGGCCGAATAGACGCGGGCGGCAACTCCAATCGCGATCGGCCAAAGGTCGGGGTTGGATCGCTCCCCTTGTCGCCGTCGCGGTCGCGCTGCTGGTTGCATTCAATGCAGCCTCAGCGAAGGCCTCTGAATGTAGCTCGTCCCACGCAAGCGCGCGCGAACTCGACCGATTGATCGAAGCGGCCATGACTGAAAGCGGTACTCCCGGCGTTGCAGTGGGCGTGATCGTGGACGGCCAGATAATCTATGTGAAGGGACACGGAATCGTTCACCGCGACATGCCGACAGCGGCGGTCGATTGCCGGACACGCTTTCATGCCGCGTCTCTTTCAAAGCCGGTTGTCGCATCCGCGCTGATGACCGCGTTCGAACGCGGTGAGATGTCAGAGACGCAGACGCTGGCGGACCTTGTGGCGGGATCGAACGCCCATTTGCTGCTGACCGATCTGATGACCCACACTGCCGGGTTGCGCGATCGTCAGCGTGCAAGGGCACGCACCTCTCAGAAGGAGAAGGCGGAGTACTTTGAACGGGCACTCAGGCAGGCAGGCCGCGCCACTGGCGCGCATCGATTTCGCTACACCGATGTCGACTACAATCTGCTCGGCTTTGCCATCGAGCACCGCAGCGGCGGCAGTCTCCAGCATTTTGCCCACGCGCGAATATTTGGTCCGCTTGGGATGATGGACAGCAGCTTTGCACTTGATGCACCCGGTGAGGCAGTCACCGCCTGGCCGCATGTGGGATTGGGCAACACACCAGCGTCCTCGCACCCCCACGATATCGCCTTCGCTCCTTCTTCCGGCTTGCAGACTACGGCCCACGACTTGGTCTTGTTCATGCAGGCCTATCTGGATCGAGATGAGCGGTTGATGGCCCGAACGAGCTATGACAGGGCAGAAGCGATCAAGATGACGACACAGTGGGAAGGCATCTCGCAATCGCTTGTCTGGCAGGTCGCGACACGAGCGGGCCAGAGAGTGCTACAGCACGGCGGTTCGGACAAAGGCTTTCGATCTCTTATAACAATCTATCCGGAAAGCAGAGCTGGCATTGTCATGCTTGCCAATGGCGAACACTTCGACCGATGGACGTTACGCGCCCAGATCGAACGGCTGATCTTTGACAGGTAA
- a CDS encoding TetR/AcrR family transcriptional regulator encodes MQAKKRFHHGNLKSALLDAALSILDASGPDAITIREVARRAGVSHAAPANHFADRRALLTEVSLLLFGQLASDIENKIEAERQSGMARIRSFADCLIEYGLEHPERYRMLWRRDLVSNEDQRLIRAMDGIYDRLIAEISSIGQPDNSDPHTLAIALWSLAHGYVSMRLDGNFDPATDDVTGEPRANAILDIFLAPYAT; translated from the coding sequence TTGCAGGCGAAGAAACGTTTTCATCATGGCAATCTGAAGTCAGCTCTATTGGATGCGGCGTTGAGCATTCTCGACGCGTCCGGCCCAGACGCGATCACAATCCGCGAAGTAGCCCGAAGAGCCGGCGTTTCGCATGCCGCCCCTGCCAATCACTTCGCCGATAGACGTGCCTTGTTGACGGAGGTTAGCTTGCTCTTGTTTGGACAACTTGCGTCCGACATCGAGAACAAGATCGAGGCGGAGAGGCAGTCGGGCATGGCGCGGATACGATCCTTTGCGGATTGCCTGATCGAATACGGTTTGGAGCATCCCGAAAGGTACCGAATGCTCTGGCGGCGCGATCTGGTGAGCAATGAAGATCAGCGGTTAATTCGGGCAATGGACGGCATTTATGACCGGCTGATCGCGGAAATATCGTCGATCGGCCAGCCAGATAATTCCGATCCCCATACGCTAGCGATAGCCCTATGGTCCCTTGCCCACGGTTACGTCTCGATGAGGCTCGATGGAAACTTCGATCCGGCTACCGACGATGTGACCGGCGAGCCACGCGCGAACGCGATTCTCGACATCTTCCTGGCACCGTATGCAACTTGA
- a CDS encoding dienelactone hydrolase family protein — MANSQESLKTDDPLTDFEPLELTFPDHEGNPATRRVYRSGEGPAVVVMHEMPGLSPHVARFARWTRDAGFTVWMPSLFGRDGAVPEAKEGGEVFRRMCVAREFNVLAGKGASPVTVWLRALARFAHMECGGRGVGAVGMCFTGNFALTMMLDESVLVPVLSQPSLPLDNPAALESDADELAQIRERIEREDLSVLAYRFEGDRICQAARFEAYRAALGPRFIGKTLPDVAANSDVSPFFAEHVNYPHSVLTQHLIDAAGEPTVAARDEIIAALHARLT, encoded by the coding sequence TTGGCCAATTCTCAGGAATCGCTTAAGACCGATGACCCGCTCACCGATTTCGAGCCTTTGGAACTCACATTTCCGGACCACGAGGGAAACCCGGCAACTCGCCGAGTGTATCGTTCGGGCGAGGGTCCCGCTGTGGTCGTCATGCATGAGATGCCCGGACTCAGCCCCCATGTCGCGCGATTTGCCCGTTGGACCAGGGATGCCGGCTTCACCGTATGGATGCCGTCCCTGTTTGGCCGTGATGGTGCCGTTCCGGAAGCCAAGGAAGGCGGAGAGGTTTTTCGCCGCATGTGTGTGGCGCGGGAATTCAATGTCCTGGCAGGCAAAGGCGCGAGCCCGGTGACTGTCTGGCTGCGTGCTCTGGCGCGCTTCGCACATATGGAATGTGGCGGCAGAGGCGTTGGTGCAGTGGGAATGTGCTTTACCGGCAATTTCGCGCTTACGATGATGCTGGACGAGTCAGTGCTCGTCCCCGTCCTGTCGCAACCGTCATTGCCGCTCGACAACCCCGCTGCGTTGGAGAGCGATGCCGATGAACTGGCACAGATCCGCGAACGTATAGAGCGCGAAGACCTCTCTGTGCTCGCTTATCGCTTCGAGGGAGACCGGATTTGTCAGGCGGCGAGATTCGAGGCTTATCGCGCCGCGCTTGGCCCTCGATTTATCGGCAAGACTCTCCCCGATGTCGCCGCCAATTCCGACGTCTCGCCATTCTTCGCAGAGCATGTGAATTATCCGCACAGCGTCCTGACACAACATTTGATTGATGCTGCAGGTGAGCCCACTGTCGCGGCAAGAGACGAAATCATTGCGGCGCTGCATGCCAGGCTAACTTGA
- a CDS encoding DUF4383 domain-containing protein, giving the protein MIEAKILARVLGATFIGVGLLGFVPNPLVAPDGIFAVNTMHNLVHIVTGAGFLIGASMGKSRATIIGIGIGYVAVAVLGFMTDSHLLLGMIHINEADRWLHAGLAIAILAGGFLSKERAIA; this is encoded by the coding sequence ATGATCGAAGCAAAGATACTTGCTCGCGTGCTAGGCGCGACATTCATAGGCGTGGGGTTGCTCGGCTTTGTCCCTAATCCGCTCGTCGCGCCGGACGGCATCTTCGCCGTAAACACGATGCACAATCTCGTCCACATCGTCACCGGGGCAGGATTCCTGATCGGCGCTAGCATGGGGAAATCCCGCGCAACGATAATCGGCATCGGGATCGGCTACGTGGCAGTTGCCGTTCTTGGTTTCATGACCGACAGCCATCTTCTCCTCGGGATGATCCACATCAATGAGGCTGATCGCTGGCTGCATGCCGGGTTGGCAATCGCCATTCTCGCCGGCGGATTTCTGTCGAAGGAGCGCGCGATTGCGTAG
- a CDS encoding DUF4142 domain-containing protein, whose translation MTLTISRLAAAALLASTVFATPAVAKDGPSDMQIAHIAYTAGNLDIRYAHLALAKSNNPEVRKFAELMIQDHTAVNELAVALLTKLGATPEDNPTSQQLTADAHAKLDQLAQMHGAEFDRAYAANELGYHQFVNKTVETAFIPAVDNREFKDLLGQALEVFKVHEQHAAHMVRVLK comes from the coding sequence ATGACCTTGACTATCTCCCGTCTGGCAGCAGCAGCGCTGCTCGCTTCGACAGTCTTCGCCACTCCAGCTGTGGCCAAAGATGGGCCATCAGACATGCAGATCGCCCACATCGCCTATACGGCCGGAAATCTCGATATTCGCTACGCGCACCTGGCGCTGGCGAAGTCGAACAATCCGGAAGTTCGCAAGTTTGCTGAACTCATGATCCAGGATCACACAGCCGTTAACGAGCTTGCGGTCGCGCTTCTCACCAAGCTGGGTGCCACACCGGAAGACAATCCGACCAGCCAGCAGCTTACCGCAGATGCGCACGCAAAGCTGGATCAGCTCGCTCAGATGCACGGAGCGGAGTTTGATCGTGCCTATGCGGCCAACGAGCTTGGCTACCATCAGTTCGTCAACAAGACGGTGGAAACAGCCTTCATCCCGGCCGTCGACAATCGGGAGTTCAAGGATCTCCTCGGTCAGGCTCTCGAAGTCTTCAAGGTGCACGAGCAGCACGCTGCACACATGGTTCGGGTGCTCAAGTGA
- a CDS encoding cupredoxin domain-containing protein, translated as MKASVFSRKSGGRVGASLATPTLLIATLAVLAVGAVFASADSASAKGNEGSRTHVVEIRQFKFFPATLEVKTGDTITWKNLDAAPHTATARGKPGSVAAWKNLAAAPLAAIGQAWDSGKLNRNQSWSLKITGKGTVEYICAYHPGMKGKIVVK; from the coding sequence GTGAAGGCGTCCGTATTCAGCCGCAAATCAGGGGGGCGCGTAGGCGCCTCCCTGGCGACGCCGACTCTGCTGATTGCAACGTTGGCTGTTCTAGCCGTTGGTGCCGTGTTCGCGTCTGCGGATTCTGCATCAGCCAAGGGTAACGAAGGATCACGAACCCATGTGGTCGAGATCCGGCAATTCAAGTTCTTTCCCGCCACGCTTGAGGTGAAGACAGGCGACACCATCACCTGGAAGAACCTCGATGCCGCTCCGCATACTGCGACAGCAAGAGGCAAGCCTGGAAGTGTTGCTGCCTGGAAAAACCTCGCCGCTGCGCCGCTCGCTGCAATAGGCCAGGCTTGGGATTCGGGAAAGCTGAACCGCAATCAGAGTTGGAGCCTGAAGATAACGGGCAAGGGAACCGTCGAGTATATCTGCGCCTACCACCCCGGGATGAAAGGCAAGATCGTCGTCAAATGA